The segment ATGTGTTGCTGCAATCAAGCTTATGTCATTGGAAGAGTCGTCCGATTCTATTGATGACTATATGAGAATGTTAGAGTGAACTGCACGAGAAAGTTTGTATAGATTGGCGATATGTGTTATTGAAACCTTCGGTGACAAATACTTGCACAAACCTTTATTGAATGACATGCAACAACTATATGCGGCACATGAAGAACATTATGGTTTTCCGGGTATGCTTGGAAGCATTGATTACACAAAGTAGATATGGAGAAATTGTCCTGTGGCATGGAAATGTCAATACAAAAAAAGTCATCTTGGATCAGATTTGTTAGTATTAGAGGCAAGACTTATGGATTTGGCATGCTTTTTTCGGAGTTGCGGGTTCTAACAACGACGTAAACGTTCTTGACCAATCACCAATATTTAAGGACGTTTTGACAGGAAAGGCATCAGATGCTCCTTTCACAGTAAATGGCCATGAGTATAAGTTCGGGTATTACCTCACTATGGAATATACCCACCATATTTCACGTTTGTGAAGGCGTTTCGACACCCGATAGAACCAAGAGACAATTTTTTTAAGAGATGACAAAAAGGAGCACGTAAGGACGTGGAACGTGCTTTCGGAGTTCTAAAAGTAAAATGACACATAGTTGAACATGTGATACAACCATATGAGTTGGACACTCTACGAGATATTATGTACGCATGTATCATTATGCATAACATGATGATTGAAGATAAAAGACGAAACATTGTGAAGTATTTGCTTACGGAACCTAGACACATTCAATTGAAGATAAAACAAACTCTTACTTCAAGCCCTTACAACATCTTCCGAAGGTGTTTGTTCTGTAACTAATATACAACATCAAATAGCGCTTAAAATCCTACAACATTTGCATATGATTCTAGTGTAAGTCAAGAAGACAATTAGAAGCAAAATTCCCCTAAAGCAACCCATTTTGATACATCTACTTCCTCCAGCTTAATTATACCATTCACAAAGAAAAAGTATGAAACACATAATTAGTCACATACGAATGGATGATAATATCATAACCACATGAAATACAATCCAAACATTCAAAAGCTGACACTTGGATGAAATAAAAATCGGAACTCAAAAAATTTGGAAGAGAAAAAAATTACTTGAAACGTATACCAAAgctctttcttttttattttttccaaGGCATACTTAAAAGTCTACGGAAACTTAACTCAATTAATACTCATGACCAAAGTAGAATATacttcaaaatatatatatatatatatatatatatatatatatatatatatatatatatatatatatatatatatatacacacacacttgTGCAATAGTGACCGGTTTCCTAGTTCTTGATTTTTTATCAAAGCTGCAAGCAAAGATCCTCCATAAACTTATCAAATATCCTTCTGATACCAAACCAATAAGGACTATGATCAAAGCTAACAAATACCCACAATGAATTTGAAGCATAATATCAATTCTACCAATTAAGCAAGACCATAAATCAAGATGTAAGAAGAAAATTAATAATTACTCACCTGATGGAAGACGACTAACTCAACAAAAAGATTTCATTGACCAAAAAGTTGTAAACAGATTGAAGTTGGAGCTCATTGAATACTAATTTGACAAACAAATTACAACATACTAACCTCAGAACCCATTAAACTACTACAGAAAAACTACAACCTACACATTTACAGAACCTAGATGAAGACAAACTTCAAAGCACTAAACAACATCTTTGATGTAAAATTCATAAAATCGATCGATTTTTTCTATTAATCAATAGATTTAGATACACCAAAAAGTAAACCATAGATAATCAGTTAAACATTCGAACTATTAAATCTTGTCCAATAATTAAACCCTGGATAATCTATTCATTCAAAATAGAAGTGTAAAACAAACAAATATCAAAAAAGTATAATTCGTCTAACCAGATTGAAACTGACAAGTGAGGTTTTTATGCCTTTTAGAACAGCAAGTCAGAAACCACTGATTCTATCCATTGAAGTACATCAACCCAAAATATCATTGATCACATGCATGATGTTTCCCATCTGCATATATAAACCATAAAATTGGTCTCAGAAATATTTTCAATTGAAAAACAGTGAACAAAGATTAAAAACATATAACAAAAGAATCCAATTTGGTATCTAGTAAAAGTTATTTTCATAAATTACCATTTCCGTATGACATCCATTTGAACATATCTGCATGAGGGAAAGTCTTCCTGCCAGAATTAAGTATTTGCATTGAGGTCAGAGAACAAAGCATCCTCAAATCCATGAGTATAGCAATTTCAATCTTAGGGTTTGGAGAGAATTTTCTTACATCATTGTCGAACATATGATGTTCAAGattgaaaataaaattaataaaaaacccACCTGTTAAATCTTACGGGTGGGAGCGATGGTGgtgataattaaaaaaaaaatcgaacagaaacaaataaacaaaaaaatgaatCGGAGATTCATAATTTCAGCAATCTCTAACGACTTGAATAATTGAAGAAGGTTATAGTTAAGAATCGTGTAACTGtaactaaaataaacaaaaataaaaacttttaggCTTGTAATTGCAACAGAGATGTTGAGCTTGAGCCCGATGCAATAGTTAATAAAGGTTTTTCTTGAACGCTGGTTCGACTCTATTCTCTTCTGGAAAACATGAATGACTGTCGAGGGTAATTTTGGCCAATGAAGACGACTATTAGAAAAACCAATCGAACGTTGGAGTTGCATTCTATGGTTGATGATTCGATTTCTGAAAAAAAATCTCGTCTCTTTATCGCAGCAGTTGCTAAATTAGCTAGCATTTTCTTTTGTTATATAAATAGGTTTATGTTGCATTAAGGAGAAGGGAAGAATTATTAGTAAAGTATCTTTGTTTctgttaattatttaattatttctgtGGGAGATTAGCCATCTCAAATCGGCCAAAGATGAGATTGACCATCTCGAATCGGTCACTATTGTTGCTTTCATCATCGTCTCAATGCCTCCAAAATCCGCGTTCGGCTCCACCTCCAACAACCCCAATGTCACCCTCAACGATCAATTGCAAGTTTTAATCTACACCGCCACCAACCACCGTCTCGACGCTATCTCAGAAAATTTGTCCAATTTGATCGACATGCCCACCAACCAACACGTCAACCAGCCT is part of the Lactuca sativa cultivar Salinas chromosome 7, Lsat_Salinas_v11, whole genome shotgun sequence genome and harbors:
- the LOC111912829 gene encoding uncharacterized protein LOC111912829, producing the protein MENRYEYFQIRHDAKGERGFTGLQKCVAAIKLMSLEESSDSIDDYMRIHLKSAKDEIDHLESVTIVAFIIVSMPPKSAFGSTSNNPNVTLNDQLQVLIYTATNHRLDAISENLSNLIDMPTNQHVNQPPPPSLPPPLPTTPSPLTPSTIPLQPVELKPPFPSPKELLPQPPLITT